One window from the genome of Balaenoptera musculus isolate JJ_BM4_2016_0621 chromosome 3, mBalMus1.pri.v3, whole genome shotgun sequence encodes:
- the GUK1 gene encoding guanylate kinase isoform X6 translates to MRRGREGKQPDTPLQGMSGPRPVVLSGPSGAGKSTLLKRLLQEHSSIFGFSVSHTTRDPRPGEENGKDYYFVTREVMQRDIAAGDFIEHAEFSGNLYGTSKAAVRAVQAMNRICVLDVDLQGVRNIKKTDLRPIYIFVQPPSLDVLEQRLRQRNTETEESLAKRLAAARADMESSKEPGLFDLIIVNDSLDKAYWVLKEALSEEIKKAQATGHS, encoded by the exons ATGcggaggggcagagaggggaagcagCCTGACACCCCTCTCCAAG GGATGTCAGGACCAAGGCCCGTTGTCCTGAGCGGACCCTCAGGGGCTGGGAAGAGCACCCTACTGAAGAGACTCCTGCAGGAACACAGCAGTATCTTCGGCTTCAGCGTGTCCC ACACCACAAGGGACCCGAGGCCAGGAGAGGAGAACGGCAAAG ATTACTACTTTGTGACCAGGGAAGTGATGCAGCGGGACATTGCCGCCGGAGACTTCATCGAGCATGCTGAGTTCTCAGGGAACTTGTATGGGACCAG CAAAGCAGCTGTGCGGGCCGTGCAGGCCATGAACCGCATCTGCGTGCTGGATGTGGACCTGCAGGGCGTGCGCAACATCAAGAAGACCGACCTGCGGCCCATCTACATCTTTGTGCAGCCACCCTCACTGGATGTCCTg GAGCAGCGGCTGCGGCAGCGGAACACAGAGACGGAGGAGAGCCTGGCTAAGCGCCTGGCTGCTGCCCGGGCCGACATGGAGAGCA GCAAGGAGCCCGGCCTGTTTGACCTGATCATCGTCAACGACAGTCTGGACAAGGCCTACTGGGTCCTGAAGGAGGCGCTCTCCgag GAAATAAAGAAGGCTCAAGCAACTGGTCACTCCTGA
- the GUK1 gene encoding guanylate kinase isoform X7 encodes MRRGREGKQPDTPLQAYPEQPQGEHGGRTPRRRDVRTKARCPERTLRGWEEHPTEETPAGTQQYLRLQRVPWAEPGPVGKALGMGCLGLQVSQVSHWYLFLDTTRDPRPGEENGKDYYFVTREVMQRDIAAGDFIEHAEFSGNLYGTRSSGCGSGTQRRRRAWLSAWLLPGPTWRAEIKKAQATGHS; translated from the exons ATGcggaggggcagagaggggaagcagCCTGACACCCCTCTCCAAG CTTATCCCGAGCAGCCCCAAGGTGAGCACGGAGGCCGCACCCCACGCAGAAG GGATGTCAGGACCAAGGCCCGTTGTCCTGAGCGGACCCTCAGGGGCTGGGAAGAGCACCCTACTGAAGAGACTCCTGCAGGAACACAGCAGTATCTTCGGCTTCAGCGTGTCCC GTGggctgagccaggccctgtgggCAAGGCCCTGGGGATGGGATGCCTGGGGCTCCAGGTGTCCCAAGTCAGTCACTGGTACTTGTTCCTAGACACCACAAGGGACCCGAGGCCAGGAGAGGAGAACGGCAAAG ATTACTACTTTGTGACCAGGGAAGTGATGCAGCGGGACATTGCCGCCGGAGACTTCATCGAGCATGCTGAGTTCTCAGGGAACTTGTATGGGACCAG GAGCAGCGGCTGCGGCAGCGGAACACAGAGACGGAGGAGAGCCTGGCTAAGCGCCTGGCTGCTGCCCGGGCCGACATGGAGAGCA GAAATAAAGAAGGCTCAAGCAACTGGTCACTCCTGA
- the GUK1 gene encoding guanylate kinase isoform X3, whose protein sequence is MSGPRPVVLSGPSGAGKSTLLKRLLQEHSSIFGFSVSHTTRDPRPGEENGKDYYFVTREVMQRDIAAGDFIEHAEFSGNLYGTSKAAVRAVQAMNRICVLDVDLQGVRNIKKTDLRPIYIFVQPPSLDVLEQRLRQRNTETEESLAKRLAAARADMESSKEPGLFDLIIVNDSLDKAYWVLKEALSEEIKKAQATGHS, encoded by the exons ATGTCAGGACCAAGGCCCGTTGTCCTGAGCGGACCCTCAGGGGCTGGGAAGAGCACCCTACTGAAGAGACTCCTGCAGGAACACAGCAGTATCTTCGGCTTCAGCGTGTCCC ACACCACAAGGGACCCGAGGCCAGGAGAGGAGAACGGCAAAG ATTACTACTTTGTGACCAGGGAAGTGATGCAGCGGGACATTGCCGCCGGAGACTTCATCGAGCATGCTGAGTTCTCAGGGAACTTGTATGGGACCAG CAAAGCAGCTGTGCGGGCCGTGCAGGCCATGAACCGCATCTGCGTGCTGGATGTGGACCTGCAGGGCGTGCGCAACATCAAGAAGACCGACCTGCGGCCCATCTACATCTTTGTGCAGCCACCCTCACTGGATGTCCTg GAGCAGCGGCTGCGGCAGCGGAACACAGAGACGGAGGAGAGCCTGGCTAAGCGCCTGGCTGCTGCCCGGGCCGACATGGAGAGCA GCAAGGAGCCCGGCCTGTTTGACCTGATCATCGTCAACGACAGTCTGGACAAGGCCTACTGGGTCCTGAAGGAGGCGCTCTCCgag GAAATAAAGAAGGCTCAAGCAACTGGTCACTCCTGA
- the GUK1 gene encoding guanylate kinase isoform X5 produces MLRRPLAGLAAAALRRVPSDGMSGPRPVVLSGPSGAGKSTLLKRLLQEHSSIFGFSVSHTTRDPRPGEENGKDYYFVTREVMQRDIAAGDFIEHAEFSGNLYGTSKAAVRAVQAMNRICVLDVDLQGVRNIKKTDLRPIYIFVQPPSLDVLEQRLRQRNTETEESLAKRLAAARADMESSKEPGLFDLIIVNDSLDKAYWVLKEALSEEIKKAQATGHS; encoded by the exons ATGCTGCGGCGCCCGCTGGCCGGGCTGGCGGCGGCCGCCCTGCGCCGGGTCCCCTCGGACG GGATGTCAGGACCAAGGCCCGTTGTCCTGAGCGGACCCTCAGGGGCTGGGAAGAGCACCCTACTGAAGAGACTCCTGCAGGAACACAGCAGTATCTTCGGCTTCAGCGTGTCCC ACACCACAAGGGACCCGAGGCCAGGAGAGGAGAACGGCAAAG ATTACTACTTTGTGACCAGGGAAGTGATGCAGCGGGACATTGCCGCCGGAGACTTCATCGAGCATGCTGAGTTCTCAGGGAACTTGTATGGGACCAG CAAAGCAGCTGTGCGGGCCGTGCAGGCCATGAACCGCATCTGCGTGCTGGATGTGGACCTGCAGGGCGTGCGCAACATCAAGAAGACCGACCTGCGGCCCATCTACATCTTTGTGCAGCCACCCTCACTGGATGTCCTg GAGCAGCGGCTGCGGCAGCGGAACACAGAGACGGAGGAGAGCCTGGCTAAGCGCCTGGCTGCTGCCCGGGCCGACATGGAGAGCA GCAAGGAGCCCGGCCTGTTTGACCTGATCATCGTCAACGACAGTCTGGACAAGGCCTACTGGGTCCTGAAGGAGGCGCTCTCCgag GAAATAAAGAAGGCTCAAGCAACTGGTCACTCCTGA
- the GUK1 gene encoding guanylate kinase isoform X4 — MRRGREGKQPDTPLQAYPEQPQGEHGGRTPRRRDVRTKARCPERTLRGWEEHPTEETPAGTQQYLRLQRVPHHKGPEARRGERQSSSSFADYYFVTREVMQRDIAAGDFIEHAEFSGNLYGTSKAAVRAVQAMNRICVLDVDLQGVRNIKKTDLRPIYIFVQPPSLDVLEQRLRQRNTETEESLAKRLAAARADMESSKEPGLFDLIIVNDSLDKAYWVLKEALSEEIKKAQATGHS; from the exons ATGcggaggggcagagaggggaagcagCCTGACACCCCTCTCCAAG CTTATCCCGAGCAGCCCCAAGGTGAGCACGGAGGCCGCACCCCACGCAGAAG GGATGTCAGGACCAAGGCCCGTTGTCCTGAGCGGACCCTCAGGGGCTGGGAAGAGCACCCTACTGAAGAGACTCCTGCAGGAACACAGCAGTATCTTCGGCTTCAGCGTGTCCC ACACCACAAGGGACCCGAGGCCAGGAGAGGAGAACGGCAAAG CTCTTCCTCCTTTGCAGATTACTACTTTGTGACCAGGGAAGTGATGCAGCGGGACATTGCCGCCGGAGACTTCATCGAGCATGCTGAGTTCTCAGGGAACTTGTATGGGACCAG CAAAGCAGCTGTGCGGGCCGTGCAGGCCATGAACCGCATCTGCGTGCTGGATGTGGACCTGCAGGGCGTGCGCAACATCAAGAAGACCGACCTGCGGCCCATCTACATCTTTGTGCAGCCACCCTCACTGGATGTCCTg GAGCAGCGGCTGCGGCAGCGGAACACAGAGACGGAGGAGAGCCTGGCTAAGCGCCTGGCTGCTGCCCGGGCCGACATGGAGAGCA GCAAGGAGCCCGGCCTGTTTGACCTGATCATCGTCAACGACAGTCTGGACAAGGCCTACTGGGTCCTGAAGGAGGCGCTCTCCgag GAAATAAAGAAGGCTCAAGCAACTGGTCACTCCTGA
- the GUK1 gene encoding guanylate kinase isoform X9, producing MPGAPGVPSQSLVLVPRHHKGPEARRGERQSSSSFADYYFVTREVMQRDIAAGDFIEHAEFSGNLYGTSKAAVRAVQAMNRICVLDVDLQGVRNIKKTDLRPIYIFVQPPSLDVLEQRLRQRNTETEESLAKRLAAARADMESSKEPGLFDLIIVNDSLDKAYWVLKEALSEEIKKAQATGHS from the exons ATGCCTGGGGCTCCAGGTGTCCCAAGTCAGTCACTGGTACTTGTTCCTAGACACCACAAGGGACCCGAGGCCAGGAGAGGAGAACGGCAAAG CTCTTCCTCCTTTGCAGATTACTACTTTGTGACCAGGGAAGTGATGCAGCGGGACATTGCCGCCGGAGACTTCATCGAGCATGCTGAGTTCTCAGGGAACTTGTATGGGACCAG CAAAGCAGCTGTGCGGGCCGTGCAGGCCATGAACCGCATCTGCGTGCTGGATGTGGACCTGCAGGGCGTGCGCAACATCAAGAAGACCGACCTGCGGCCCATCTACATCTTTGTGCAGCCACCCTCACTGGATGTCCTg GAGCAGCGGCTGCGGCAGCGGAACACAGAGACGGAGGAGAGCCTGGCTAAGCGCCTGGCTGCTGCCCGGGCCGACATGGAGAGCA GCAAGGAGCCCGGCCTGTTTGACCTGATCATCGTCAACGACAGTCTGGACAAGGCCTACTGGGTCCTGAAGGAGGCGCTCTCCgag GAAATAAAGAAGGCTCAAGCAACTGGTCACTCCTGA
- the GUK1 gene encoding guanylate kinase isoform X1 has protein sequence MRRGREGKQPDTPLQAYPEQPQGEHGGRTPRRRDVRTKARCPERTLRGWEEHPTEETPAGTQQYLRLQRVPWAEPGPVGKALGMGCLGLQVSQVSHWYLFLDTTRDPRPGEENGKDYYFVTREVMQRDIAAGDFIEHAEFSGNLYGTSKAAVRAVQAMNRICVLDVDLQGVRNIKKTDLRPIYIFVQPPSLDVLEQRLRQRNTETEESLAKRLAAARADMESSKEPGLFDLIIVNDSLDKAYWVLKEALSEEIKKAQATGHS, from the exons ATGcggaggggcagagaggggaagcagCCTGACACCCCTCTCCAAG CTTATCCCGAGCAGCCCCAAGGTGAGCACGGAGGCCGCACCCCACGCAGAAG GGATGTCAGGACCAAGGCCCGTTGTCCTGAGCGGACCCTCAGGGGCTGGGAAGAGCACCCTACTGAAGAGACTCCTGCAGGAACACAGCAGTATCTTCGGCTTCAGCGTGTCCC GTGggctgagccaggccctgtgggCAAGGCCCTGGGGATGGGATGCCTGGGGCTCCAGGTGTCCCAAGTCAGTCACTGGTACTTGTTCCTAGACACCACAAGGGACCCGAGGCCAGGAGAGGAGAACGGCAAAG ATTACTACTTTGTGACCAGGGAAGTGATGCAGCGGGACATTGCCGCCGGAGACTTCATCGAGCATGCTGAGTTCTCAGGGAACTTGTATGGGACCAG CAAAGCAGCTGTGCGGGCCGTGCAGGCCATGAACCGCATCTGCGTGCTGGATGTGGACCTGCAGGGCGTGCGCAACATCAAGAAGACCGACCTGCGGCCCATCTACATCTTTGTGCAGCCACCCTCACTGGATGTCCTg GAGCAGCGGCTGCGGCAGCGGAACACAGAGACGGAGGAGAGCCTGGCTAAGCGCCTGGCTGCTGCCCGGGCCGACATGGAGAGCA GCAAGGAGCCCGGCCTGTTTGACCTGATCATCGTCAACGACAGTCTGGACAAGGCCTACTGGGTCCTGAAGGAGGCGCTCTCCgag GAAATAAAGAAGGCTCAAGCAACTGGTCACTCCTGA
- the GUK1 gene encoding guanylate kinase isoform X2, whose product MRRGREGKQPDTPLQAYPEQPQGEHGGRTPRRRDVRTKARCPERTLRGWEEHPTEETPAGTQQYLRLQRVPWAEPGPVGKALGMGCLGLQVSQVSHWYLFLDTTRDPRPGEENGKDYYFVTREVMQRDIAAGDFIEHAEFSGNLYGTSKAAVRAVQAMNRICVLDVDLQGVRNIKKTDLRPIYIFVQPPSLDVLEQRLRQRNTETEESLAKRLAAARADMESRNKEGSSNWSLLRRSTGYNSSGGA is encoded by the exons ATGcggaggggcagagaggggaagcagCCTGACACCCCTCTCCAAG CTTATCCCGAGCAGCCCCAAGGTGAGCACGGAGGCCGCACCCCACGCAGAAG GGATGTCAGGACCAAGGCCCGTTGTCCTGAGCGGACCCTCAGGGGCTGGGAAGAGCACCCTACTGAAGAGACTCCTGCAGGAACACAGCAGTATCTTCGGCTTCAGCGTGTCCC GTGggctgagccaggccctgtgggCAAGGCCCTGGGGATGGGATGCCTGGGGCTCCAGGTGTCCCAAGTCAGTCACTGGTACTTGTTCCTAGACACCACAAGGGACCCGAGGCCAGGAGAGGAGAACGGCAAAG ATTACTACTTTGTGACCAGGGAAGTGATGCAGCGGGACATTGCCGCCGGAGACTTCATCGAGCATGCTGAGTTCTCAGGGAACTTGTATGGGACCAG CAAAGCAGCTGTGCGGGCCGTGCAGGCCATGAACCGCATCTGCGTGCTGGATGTGGACCTGCAGGGCGTGCGCAACATCAAGAAGACCGACCTGCGGCCCATCTACATCTTTGTGCAGCCACCCTCACTGGATGTCCTg GAGCAGCGGCTGCGGCAGCGGAACACAGAGACGGAGGAGAGCCTGGCTAAGCGCCTGGCTGCTGCCCGGGCCGACATGGAGAGCA GAAATAAAGAAGGCTCAAGCAACTGGTCACTCCTGAGGAGGTCCACCGGCTATAACTCCTCAGGTGGGGCCTAG
- the GUK1 gene encoding guanylate kinase isoform X8 — translation MRRGREGKQPDTPLQAYPEQPQGEHGGRTPRRRDVRTKARCPERTLRGWEEHPTEETPAGTQQYLRLQRVPWAEPGPVGKALGMGCLGLQVSQVSHWYLFLDTTRDPRPGEENGKDYYFVTREVMQRDIAAGDFIEHAEFSGNLYGTRSSGCGSGTQRRRRAWLSAWLLPGPTWRAARSPACLT, via the exons ATGcggaggggcagagaggggaagcagCCTGACACCCCTCTCCAAG CTTATCCCGAGCAGCCCCAAGGTGAGCACGGAGGCCGCACCCCACGCAGAAG GGATGTCAGGACCAAGGCCCGTTGTCCTGAGCGGACCCTCAGGGGCTGGGAAGAGCACCCTACTGAAGAGACTCCTGCAGGAACACAGCAGTATCTTCGGCTTCAGCGTGTCCC GTGggctgagccaggccctgtgggCAAGGCCCTGGGGATGGGATGCCTGGGGCTCCAGGTGTCCCAAGTCAGTCACTGGTACTTGTTCCTAGACACCACAAGGGACCCGAGGCCAGGAGAGGAGAACGGCAAAG ATTACTACTTTGTGACCAGGGAAGTGATGCAGCGGGACATTGCCGCCGGAGACTTCATCGAGCATGCTGAGTTCTCAGGGAACTTGTATGGGACCAG GAGCAGCGGCTGCGGCAGCGGAACACAGAGACGGAGGAGAGCCTGGCTAAGCGCCTGGCTGCTGCCCGGGCCGACATGGAGAGCA GCAAGGAGCCCGGCCTGTTTGACCTGA